Proteins from one Porites lutea chromosome 3, jaPorLute2.1, whole genome shotgun sequence genomic window:
- the LOC140931510 gene encoding tRNA wybutosine-synthesizing protein 4-like: MNAFDHPHANFRELPGQSSIIEEEQWNFRPVDVSPSCDGLKRFGHTATPKSDGSIVLTGGFGLENGKHMRLNGVHLLHTVQGVWHCTEVTAASENDLLGGRIFHTATALSSSDILIYGGRTSPAKPCAQTLLLSLTKNTESIYSNSSCGASQSGRAESKFEGDKDFQSSRIINQCYKQTVLNCGGDIPEPRWRHSATHVFLPDGSENVLVFGGRTPSCLALGDCYLLNLKTRMWRKLLLSGDTASPRHSHSACAWNNNVILLGGLDASLHALATLQIIDTQVDPMTLRTLHVQPPLLPRYSHTAHVVNDHLVLVGGVSPNSTHTPGVVLLNLKSLTWKSFSLPTCTAPRNPLMLHNHQSVF; this comes from the exons ATGAACGCATTTGATCATCCCCATGCAAATTTTCGAG AATTGCCAGGACAGTCAAGTATTATTGAGGAGGAACAATGGAACTTTCGCCCTGTTGATGTTTCTCCATCTTGTGACGGTCTTAAAAG GTTTGGTCACACAGCCACTCCCAAATCTGATGGTAGCATTGTACTAACTGGCGGATTTGGTCTTGAAAATGGGAAACACATGCGGCTTAATGGTGTCCATTTACTACATACTGTGCAAG GAGTGTGGCATTGTACAGAAGTGACAGCTGCCTCGGAAAATGACTTACTTG GTGGTCGGATCTTTCACACAGCAACAGCATTAAGCAGCAGTGACATTTTGATATACGGCGGTAGAACGTCGCCAGCAAAGCCTTGTGCACAAACTCTTCTTCTGTCACTGACAAAAAATACTGAATCAATATATTCAAATTCTTCGTGCGGCGCTTCACAAAGCGGCCGTGCGGAGAGTAAATTTGAAGGCGATAAGGATTTTCAAAGCTCTCGCATCATAAATCAGTGTTACAAACAGACTGTTTTAAACTGCGGTGGAGATATTCCAGAACCAAGATGGCGTCATAGTGCTACCCATGTCTTCCTTCCTGATG GTAGCGAAAATGTGCTCGTGTTTGGCGGTCGCACTCCTTCTTGCCTCGCTCTTGGAGACTGTTATTTACTCAATCTTAAAACGCGAATGTGGAGAAAG TTGCTTCTCAGTGGAGACACCGCTTCACCGCGTCATTCCCACTCCGCATGCGCGTGGAACAACAATGTAATACTATTGGGAGGCCTGGACGCTAGTCTTCACGCCCTTGCCACACTTCAGATCATAGACACTCAG GTAGACCCTATGACTCTACGGACACTTCACGTTCAGCCTCCCCTGTTACCAAG atattcTCACACAGCTCATGTTGTTAATGACCATCTTGTACTCGTGGGTGGAGTCTCCCCAAACTCTACTCACACCCCTGGGGTGGTTCTTCTTAATCTCAAGTCTCTCACTTGGAAATCATTTTCCCTTCCG aCCTGTACAGCGCCTCGAAATCCCCTGATGCTTCACAATCACCAAAGTGTCTTCTGA